A segment of the Streptomyces sp. NBC_01235 genome:
ACGCCCGGGAATCCTCAGGCGAGAGAGCCACCGCCCGCATGATCCCATAGCGGTCGGCGATCGTCCGTACCTCTTGGGGGTCGGTGATCAAGCGTGGGTATCCCTGGACCTCGGTGTACGCCACTTGTGGATGCTTCATAGGCGTCAGCAAGTTGAACGCGCCGCCCATATTGGGGTGGTTCTCGATCCTGGTCGGCATCACCTGGATTTCAACATTCCGCCGGTCCCCGATGCGCAGCAATTGCTTCAGCTGCTCCTCCTGGACGGTTCGACCGCCGATGGGCCGATCCAGAACGACCTCTTCGAGCACGTAACTGACGGTGGGCGAAGGCCAACGCTCCAGGACCTGTTGGCGTGCCAGCCGGTCGGCCACGCGCTTCTCGATGGTCTCCTCGTCGAGCAGCGGCCGTCGGCGGGAGAACATGGCCCACGCGTAGTCCCTGGTCTGCAACAGGCCCGGCACACCCTGGTTGGCGTAGAAGTGCAGCTCAACCGCCTCCGCCTCCAAGGCCGCGTAACTCCGGTACCACTCGGGATGTCGCGTCCGAACCTTGCCCATCGCCTCCTTGACCTCAGGGATCGCCTCCTTGAGAAGGCCCCCGGCGTCCAGCAGGCCGTCCGCCTGCTCCAGCACTTCCGTCCGGATGAGGCGTACCCCCCGCTCCATGGACGAGATGGCATCCGGCCCGTACCCCACCATCTGCCCGAACTCCTTCTGCGTAAGCCCCTTCCGCTCCCGCAGAAGTTTCAACTGCTTGCCGAGCGCGGTGAACAGCCCCGTCGTCCCGTCGGCCTCGGCCGGTGTCTCCGGCCTGCGCTCATCCTTCACTCACGGCACCGCCTTCACGTCTTCCTGGTCACGACCGACGACCCGTACACCCGCCCCACCGCAGCCGTACGGCTACACAGAGTCGCCAAGTCGCCCCTGGCCAGGGTAGATACAACCGACCACGCTGAGTCAGGTGAACTCCGAAATCTCCACCCAGATCTCCACCCCCCACGGTGAGCTGACCCTGCGCCTCAGCTCCACCCCGCGCGGTGCCCGCCTGGCCCGCCGCCTCGCCGCGCAGCAGCTCACGGACTGGGGATACCCGCACGACGGCGACGCCAACTACACCGCGCAGCAAGTCGTCGCGGAGCTCGCCGCCAACGCCGTCACGCACGGACGCGTGCCCGGCCGGGACTTCGAACTGCGGCTGCTGCTCCTCGCGGAGGACACGCTGCGTGTCGAGGTGAGTGACGCGCGCGGGGACCGGCAACTGAGGATCGTCACGAACCCGGAGGAGGAGGGCGGCCGGGGCCTGATCCTCGTCTGGGTCCTGGCCCGTACGTGGGGTGTCGCGGAGCGGGCCGTCGGCAAGACGGTGTGGGCCGAACTGCCGCTCACCTAGGGCGCGTCGTCCCGCAGCACGCTGTAGGAAAGGCTGTCGCGCCAGCGCCCGTCCCGGAACACGACGCTGCGCAGGACGCCCTCGCGGGTGAAACCGACTTTCTCCAGGGCGCGTTGCTCGGCGATGTTCTCCACATCGGTGTGCGCCTCGATCCTCATGACGGGCGTGTGCGCGAACAGGTAGCGGGCCAGGAGGCGTTGGGCCTGTGTTCCGACGCCGCGTCCCTGGGCCTGTGGCAGCAGCTGGATGCCCATGTTCCAGAAGTACGAGCCGGGCACGGTGACGACCTTGCGCCAGGCCACGAAGCCGAGTGGCTCCGTGCCGGACGTCACCATCAACAGGCCGCCGTCGTCGGAGAGCATGCCGTTCTCGGCCCAGCGGCGCCTGAAGCGCCCCGGGTCCGCCCAGCCGAACCACGCGAACGGCCCGGCGGCCTCGGGGTCGACCAGAAACTGTTCCAGCATCGGCAAGTCGTCCTCGCGGACGGGACGCAGGCGCACGGTGTCGTCGATCACCCGGGCCACGCTAGCTGTCTTCCTGCCGGGATGGGGCGGCCAAGGCAACAGGCAGTCGAACACGACCCCCGCCATGCGTCCCAGCCGCCTTCCGGTTCCCCCGCCCCCGTTCCGCCGCCATGGCCGCCGACACGATCGCCTGGACGTCCGCCACGTCGACATCGCCCCGGACCGCGCCTGCTTCCTGGGCTCGGACGAGCAGTTCTCGTCGGGAGACTCAGGCCTTCGTCGGCCTGTGGGCGATCAGCAGGGCCTGGGGGGTCGACTCGCCTCGGTCGGGCTCCGCCTGGCGAACCGTGCTCGACCACATCGTGAAGCCGGCCGACGTCAGTAGCTCGGCCATCTGCTCGGGGCGGCGGCGTTCGAAGTCGAGGGCGACCGGGTGGCCCCAGGGGCGGTCGTGGTGGCGGGGCTCGTCGCCGACCTGGAAGCCGAGGAGGAGGTGGCCGCCGGGGGTGAGGACGCGGTGGAACTCGGCGAAGAGGGCGGGGAGTTCGCCCACAGGGGTGTGGATGGAGGAGTAGAAGGAGACGACGCCGTCGAGGGAGCCGTCCGCGTGCCCGTCCAGCTTGAGCATCGAGCCCTGCTCGAACCGGATCCCCGGGTTCTCGCGCCGCGCGATCGCCAGCATCGACTCCGACAGGTCGAGCCCGGACACGTCGAGCCCGAGCGAGGCGAGGAACCCCGTCGTCCGGCCGGGTCCGCACCCCAGGTCGGCCACCCGGCCGCCGGCGCCGACGAGTTCGGCGTACGCCGTGAGCACGGCCCGCTCCAGCGGCATCGTGGTGAGCGCGTCACGGAAGCGTTCGGCGTAGTCCTCGGCGACGGTGTCGTAGAAGGTGCGGGTGGCGGTCAGGAAACCGGGGGCGGGGTCTGTGGTGTGGTCGGTGGTGTCGGTCATGGGTCGGGACCCTAGTCGGGCCCACTGACAACCGGGGGGTGTTCCAGGCCGTTCTAAGCCACGCCCAGTGCCCGCAGGCCCCCGGCCGTCGCCGCCGCCCCCAGCACCACCACAGCGAACGGCGCCCGCCTCCACGCCAGGGCCCCGCCCGCCAGCACCCCGGCCGGACGCGCCCACCCGGCGAAGCCGCCACCCTCGGTCAGCGCGCCCGTGGCCAGCAGCGCGACCAGCAGGACCACCGCCCCGGCGGACAGCAACTCCTGCACCCGGGCGGGCAGTTCCACCCGCCCGTGCAGTGCGGGGCCGACCAGCCGGAGGGCGTACGTCCCCACCGCCAGCGTCAGGATCAAGGTCAAGGTGCCCGTCGCGCTCATGCTGCCGGCCTCCTGTGGCCGCGCCCGTACAGCGCCAGGCCGGTCAGGGCGAGCAGTACCGGCACCCCGGCCGGGACGACCGGTGTCGCCGCCAGGGCGAGGGTCGCGCCGAGTGCGGCGGGGCGGCGTAGGCGGGCATCCTTGCGCAGCGTCGGCAGGACCAGGGCCACGAGGACGGCGGGGAAGGCCGCGTCCAGGCCGTAGGTCGCCGTGTCGCCGAGGGCGCTCCCGGCGAGGGCGCCCGCGAGCACGCCCGTGTTCCAGACGGCGAACAGGCCGAGGCCGGAGATCCAGAAGGCGGCGCGGCGGCGGGCGGGGTCCGGCTGGGCGAGGGCGAAGGCGACGGTCTCGTCGGTCACCAGGTGCGCGCCGAGGAGACGGCGCGCGCGGCCGGGGCCGAGGAGGTCGGCGACCGCGAGGCTGAAGGCGGCGTTGCGGGTGTTGAGGAGGAGGCCGGTCGCGGCGGCGGCGAGCGGACCGCCCCCGGCCAGCAGCACGCCGACCGCGCTGAACTGGGCGGAGCCCGCGTACACCACCAGCGACATCACCACCGGCACCCAGACCGGCAGCCCCCCGGCCACGGAGATCGCGCCGAAGGACACACCCACCACCCCGCCGGCCAGCCAGACGAGTGAACTGTCGCGGACGAGGGGGCGGAACAGGGGGCCGGTCACGGCTGAGGGTGTTCGTTGTAGCGAACGCATGTTTTCTATACTGGACAGACCGGCCACTGTTCGTCAAGCCGAACGACCGTACCGATGGAGCGAACGACATGTCCGACCCGGCGTCCCCGCCCCCCTCCCGCCTGCCCCTGGACTGGATCGCCGCCGCCCTGCGCCGCGAGCGCACCCGCGCCGGGCTCTCCCTCTCCGAGCTGGCCAAACGTGCCGGCATCGCGAAGTCCACGCTGTCGCAACTGGAGGCGGCGAGCGGCAATCCGAGCATGGAGACGATCTGGGCGCTGGGTGTGGCGCTGGGCGTGCCGTTCGCCACGCTCGTCGAGCCGCCGGTCTCGGCCGTCCGGGTGATTCGCGCGGGGCAGGGGCCCACGGTCGCCTCGGAGCAGGCGCCGTACGTGGCCACGCTGCTGTCGGCCAGCCCGCCGGGCGCGCGGCGGGACATCTACCACCTGCGGGCGGAGCCGGGTGCGGTACGGGAATCGGAGCCACACATTCCGGGCACGGTCGAGCATCTGATCGTCAGTACGGGACGGGTGAAGGCAGGCCCGGCCGGGGAGCTGGTGGAACTGGAGCCGGGGGACTACCTGACCTACCGGGGGGACGTGCCGCACTCGTACGAGGCGCTGGCGCCGGGCACGACGTTCGTGCTGGTCATGCAGCACGTCTGAGAGGCCGGCCGAGGGCCGCCCGAGGGGCGCCAGGGCGGTGCGCCAAAGGCAGGAGCCCCGTGCCGTAACCGGCACAGGGCTCCTTGGGTACTGCTCTCAGACTTGCGATCTCAGGGTGTGAAGA
Coding sequences within it:
- a CDS encoding ATP-binding protein — encoded protein: MNSEISTQISTPHGELTLRLSSTPRGARLARRLAAQQLTDWGYPHDGDANYTAQQVVAELAANAVTHGRVPGRDFELRLLLLAEDTLRVEVSDARGDRQLRIVTNPEEEGGRGLILVWVLARTWGVAERAVGKTVWAELPLT
- a CDS encoding helix-turn-helix domain-containing protein, whose protein sequence is MKDERRPETPAEADGTTGLFTALGKQLKLLRERKGLTQKEFGQMVGYGPDAISSMERGVRLIRTEVLEQADGLLDAGGLLKEAIPEVKEAMGKVRTRHPEWYRSYAALEAEAVELHFYANQGVPGLLQTRDYAWAMFSRRRPLLDEETIEKRVADRLARQQVLERWPSPTVSYVLEEVVLDRPIGGRTVQEEQLKQLLRIGDRRNVEIQVMPTRIENHPNMGGAFNLLTPMKHPQVAYTEVQGYPRLITDPQEVRTIADRYGIMRAVALSPEDSRALIEKKLEGL
- a CDS encoding helix-turn-helix domain-containing protein gives rise to the protein MSDPASPPPSRLPLDWIAAALRRERTRAGLSLSELAKRAGIAKSTLSQLEAASGNPSMETIWALGVALGVPFATLVEPPVSAVRVIRAGQGPTVASEQAPYVATLLSASPPGARRDIYHLRAEPGAVRESEPHIPGTVEHLIVSTGRVKAGPAGELVELEPGDYLTYRGDVPHSYEALAPGTTFVLVMQHV
- a CDS encoding AzlD domain-containing protein; this translates as MSATGTLTLILTLAVGTYALRLVGPALHGRVELPARVQELLSAGAVVLLVALLATGALTEGGGFAGWARPAGVLAGGALAWRRAPFAVVVLGAAATAGGLRALGVA
- a CDS encoding GNAT family N-acetyltransferase, which translates into the protein MIDDTVRLRPVREDDLPMLEQFLVDPEAAGPFAWFGWADPGRFRRRWAENGMLSDDGGLLMVTSGTEPLGFVAWRKVVTVPGSYFWNMGIQLLPQAQGRGVGTQAQRLLARYLFAHTPVMRIEAHTDVENIAEQRALEKVGFTREGVLRSVVFRDGRWRDSLSYSVLRDDAP
- a CDS encoding AzlC family ABC transporter permease → MRSLQRTPSAVTGPLFRPLVRDSSLVWLAGGVVGVSFGAISVAGGLPVWVPVVMSLVVYAGSAQFSAVGVLLAGGGPLAAAATGLLLNTRNAAFSLAVADLLGPGRARRLLGAHLVTDETVAFALAQPDPARRRAAFWISGLGLFAVWNTGVLAGALAGSALGDTATYGLDAAFPAVLVALVLPTLRKDARLRRPAALGATLALAATPVVPAGVPVLLALTGLALYGRGHRRPAA
- a CDS encoding class I SAM-dependent methyltransferase — protein: MTDTTDHTTDPAPGFLTATRTFYDTVAEDYAERFRDALTTMPLERAVLTAYAELVGAGGRVADLGCGPGRTTGFLASLGLDVSGLDLSESMLAIARRENPGIRFEQGSMLKLDGHADGSLDGVVSFYSSIHTPVGELPALFAEFHRVLTPGGHLLLGFQVGDEPRHHDRPWGHPVALDFERRRPEQMAELLTSAGFTMWSSTVRQAEPDRGESTPQALLIAHRPTKA